AGTTTAGTTCAATGCCGAAGAGAATCAAGATAGGCACTCCATTGGTGTTAAGTTTTTCAGATGAGGACAAACTTGGAACCATAcagccacatgatgatgctTTAGTGGTCACACTTAGAATTGGTGGGTACGATGTGAAAAGAGTGATGATTAACCAAGGCAGCGGAGTTGAAATAATGTATCCCGACCTATATAAGGGGCTAAATCTGAAACCTGAAAACTTAACAGCCTACAGTTCTCCTTTAGTGAGTTTTGAAGATAAAATGGTTGTTCCAAAAGGTCAGATCAAATTACGCATGCAAACCAGCCTAGATGTGGTagaggtggacttcattgttGTAGATGCTTTCTCTCCATACACGGCCATTATGAGCAGACCCTGGCTTCATACCCTAGGGGTTGACTCCTCCACTCTtcaccaaaaggtgaaatatccTTCTGGAGGCCAAGTGTTGGAAATTTTAGGAAGTCAGTCCACAGCCAGACAATGTCTAGTAGCGACCATACAACATCGGCCTGAGACTGAAATCTCGGCCACTGCTAATaacggcttatagcaatcagAAACTCCGGTGTTGCCCATCAATGGACCAGCCGACGAGGTGAAATGTGAAGATCTAAAGAAGGTAGTCGTTGGCGATGATCAGGAGAAATTCTTTCAAGTTGGGGCTCAACTACTTTCGCAGGAGAAGGAACAACTGGTTGAATTCCTTAGAAGAAATGTTGATGTGTTCGCGTGGAGCGTGTATGAAGCCCTGGGTATAGACCCAAGTTTTATTTGTCATCATTTAAATGTTAACCCTTCTATCACTCCGAAGAGACAACCACCTCAGCGTCCGTCCAAAAAGCACGCCGAAACTGTCAGAAATGAGGTAACAAAGTTCAAACAGGTaagggctatcaaggaagtatTCTATTCTCAGTGGTTAGCTGACACGGtggtggtgaaaaaaaaaaactgggaaATGGCgtgtgtgtgtggacttcacagacctcAATAAGGCTTGTCCCAAAGATCCTTTCCCTATGCCTCAGATAGTTCATCTAATGAACGTAACAataggccatcctcggatgagttttttggacgccttccaaggatatcaccaaataccacTAGCGTTGGACGATCAGGAAAAGACATCTTTCGTTACTCCCACTGGAAACTATCACTACAAAATGATGCCCTtcggtttgaaaaatgcagggtcTACTTATCAAcagatgatgactaaaatgttcgaACCACAGCTAGGTAGGGGCATCGAAGtctatattgatgatatggttgtaaagagAAAGGTAGCGTCAGGGCATGTGGAAGACCTCACAAACGTCTTTGAGGTTCTGAGGAAGCATAAGTTGCACCTAAATGCatccaagtgttcatttggtGTCAATTCGGGAAAGTTTTTGGGTTACATGGTGACTCACAGGGGAATTGAGGTAAATCCAgatcagattaaggccattaaCGGCTTGGGAGCACCTCGAAATCCCAAGGAAGTTCCAGAAACTGACCGGGATGACTACTACTTTGAACCGATTTATATCCAGATCAGCAAATAGGTGCggaccctttttccttttactacataagtggaaaggatttgaatggaccgaggagtgtgttgTGGCCTTTCAACAGCTTAAAGAATATCTATCTCAGCTacccatcatgtccagtcctgagATGAATGAGGTTCTATTTGCCTACTTGGCAGTAACCTCTCATGCggtaagttttgttttgatacGAGTAGATTGTGGCATACAACGACTAGTCTACTATGTGAGCAATTCACTTCACAAAGCTGAGGTGCGGTATTTACCACTGGAAAAGGCCATCTTGGCAGTAGTGCATGCTACACGAAAACTCCCCCATTATTTCTAGGCACACACCGTGGTTATCCTGACTCGGTTTCTGCTTAAATCAGTACTTCGAAGTGCGGATTATACCGGGAGAATCGCCAAGTGGGGCACAATTCTAGaagcttttgacatcaagtatatgcctcATACCTCTGTAAAATGCCAAGTTCTCGCTAACCTAGTAGCCGAGTTTACGGAATTTCCTGACGAGATAGATGTAAAGCAACATGGTATGGATGAAAAATAGGTTGGCCTAATCTCCACACAATATTCCTCATCCTGGAAAGTACATGTGAATGGGGCAGCAAACCAGTGGGGACCAGGAGTAGGGTTGGTTCTGGTATCTCCTAAGAAGAtcaccattgaaaaatcattgaggTTGGGGTTCTCAACTACAAATAACGAAGCGGAATATGAAGCTTTGTTAATGGGAATGGCAATGgtccagaaaatgggtggaaaagcAGTAAAGATGTTCTCAGATTCAAGACTGGTCGTAAGCCAGGTAAAAGGGGAATTGGAAGCCCGGGACGCATGGATGCAAGAGTACTTGGGTCAAGTTAGGCGTATGCAAATAAAGTTTGAGTTCTTCGACTTATCGCATATCCCCAGAGGTGGAAACACCCATGCCGATTCCTTAGCTACCTTTGCCACTTCCTCGGCACAAGATTTGCCCCGAGTAATACTTGTTGAAGACCTATGCACCCCTACCCCAGTAGAGAAAGACTTGCTCCAAGTCCATCAAATCAAGGTAGGACCGagttggatggatcctataCTATTATTCCTTGAAAGAGATATATTGCCCGAGGAGAAGGCAGAAGCTAAGAAGGTacgaaggaaagctcctcggttttggctgtccGAGGACAAGAAGTTGTATAAACGTTCTTTTTCTAGTCCATATCTGCTTTGTGTACATCCCGAGTCATCAGAATTACTCCTAGAAAAGTTACATGAAGttatttgtggaagtcatacaggAGGAAGATCTTTATCTCACTGAGCCATTACTCAAGGGTACTGGTGGCCGGG
The sequence above is drawn from the Quercus lobata isolate SW786 chromosome 12, ValleyOak3.0 Primary Assembly, whole genome shotgun sequence genome and encodes:
- the LOC115971703 gene encoding uncharacterized protein LOC115971703 yields the protein MSVSCYPAKEFSSMPKRIKIGTPLVLSFSDEDKLGTIQPHDDALVVTLRIGGYDVKRVMINQGSGVEIMYPDLYKGLNLKPENLTAYSSPLVSFEDKMVVPKGQIKLRMQTSLDVVEVDFIVVDAFSPYTAIMSRPWLHTLGVDSSTLHQKQSETPVLPINGPADEVKCEDLKKVVVGDDQEKFFQVGAQLLSQEKEQLVEFLRRNVDVFAWSVYEALGIDPSFICHHLNVNPSITPKRQPPQRPSKKHAETVRNEVTKFKQLGRGIEVYIDDMVVKRKVASGHVEDLTNVFEVLRKHKLHLNASKCSFGVNSGKFLGYMVTHRGIEVNPDQIKAINGLGAPRNPKEVPETDRDDYYFEPIYIQISK